The following coding sequences lie in one Kamptonema formosum PCC 6407 genomic window:
- the rodA gene encoding rod shape-determining protein RodA, with the protein MLNKLLVRNRWKSIVQPWQEVDLSLFAACIGLTVFGGIMIHSVELNQGRIDWWRHWATGGVGLVLAILIARCRYEMLIQWKWIIYAFINFSLIAVRAIGITALGAQRWINIGGFHVQPSEFAKVGVIITLAALLQARPSPSLGDMLKMLAVVSVPWALVLSEPNLGTSLVFGAIAMGMLYWGNVNPGWLILLISPIISALLNNVFLPTWLFWVVGMGLIAWRTLPWSWLTAPTAVAINVISGQVGHFYWNLLKDYQKTRLTGFLDPEKDPLGSGYHLIQSRIAIGSGGVHGRGLFQGTQTQLNFIPEQHTDFIFSAIGEELGFIGCILVLGLFWFICLRLVIIAQTAKDNFGSLLAIGMLAMLVFQVFVNIGMNIGLAPVTGIPLPFLSYGNAALLSNFIALGLVESVANHRQRLKF; encoded by the coding sequence TCACCGTGTTTGGGGGGATAATGATTCACAGCGTCGAATTAAACCAAGGGCGCATTGACTGGTGGCGGCACTGGGCCACTGGCGGCGTAGGTTTGGTACTGGCAATTTTAATCGCCCGCTGCCGTTATGAGATGCTGATTCAGTGGAAATGGATTATCTATGCCTTCATTAATTTTTCACTAATCGCAGTGCGCGCGATCGGTATTACAGCTTTGGGGGCGCAGAGGTGGATTAACATTGGTGGCTTTCACGTTCAACCCTCAGAATTTGCCAAAGTAGGGGTGATTATCACCTTAGCAGCCCTTCTGCAAGCGCGACCTTCCCCATCCCTTGGGGATATGTTAAAGATGCTAGCAGTAGTTTCTGTACCTTGGGCGTTGGTGTTGTCGGAACCTAATTTAGGAACTTCGCTGGTATTCGGTGCGATCGCAATGGGAATGCTTTATTGGGGTAATGTTAATCCCGGCTGGCTAATCTTGCTAATATCTCCAATTATCTCCGCCCTCCTCAACAACGTATTTTTACCCACTTGGTTATTCTGGGTAGTAGGCATGGGTTTGATCGCTTGGCGGACATTACCCTGGTCTTGGTTGACAGCCCCTACTGCTGTAGCGATCAATGTGATTTCTGGTCAGGTCGGACACTTCTATTGGAATCTCTTAAAAGACTATCAAAAAACTAGGCTGACGGGATTTTTAGACCCAGAGAAAGATCCTTTGGGTAGCGGATATCACCTCATCCAATCTCGTATTGCTATTGGTTCCGGGGGAGTTCACGGGCGGGGATTATTTCAGGGAACTCAAACTCAACTTAACTTTATCCCTGAACAACATACAGACTTCATTTTCTCAGCGATTGGTGAAGAACTCGGCTTTATTGGCTGTATTTTGGTCTTAGGACTTTTTTGGTTTATTTGCTTGCGTTTGGTGATTATCGCTCAAACTGCTAAAGATAACTTCGGTTCTTTGTTGGCGATTGGAATGCTAGCAATGTTGGTTTTTCAGGTGTTCGTAAATATTGGTATGAACATCGGTTTAGCTCCTGTTACCGGGATTCCGCTGCCTTTCCTCAGTTATGGAAATGCGGCATTACTGAGCAATTTTATTGCTCTGGGACTGGTGGAGTCTGTGGCTAATCATCGACAGAGGTTGAAGTTTTAA
- a CDS encoding glycoside hydrolase family 24 protein codes for MYAQHLKSQRYQVSDIELIHLWVQRKAPALQRSCWLAANEFRLFAGKPLAQVTPGDIRAFAICLKHQKLASQSCKQKLSAVKSLLTYGRKMGMLPTFPWQASSTHSQKMRSHLVKFLDSPVGFGCSWSLCVGLFFTLGLMTVRLFGEVALTASPLTKKEGEQLSSVHPSDRKEEVLSVNSSGKTVSPLYLARTKAFLHTIAVAEGTDSPNGYRTQYTGAQFSSFRDHPRQVKCSRRYGKKLCSDAAGRYQFLSPTWDRFAKKLGIRDFTPANQNRVALELIREKGALQDVKAGRFEIAASKVAPVWPSLRRFGNGSLEKSMPKLKQVYQERLENSQLNTGHNWTTR; via the coding sequence ATGTACGCACAACATCTAAAAAGCCAACGGTATCAGGTTTCTGACATAGAATTAATTCACCTGTGGGTGCAACGAAAAGCTCCCGCTCTTCAGCGCTCTTGCTGGCTGGCGGCTAACGAATTTCGACTGTTTGCAGGAAAACCTTTGGCACAAGTCACTCCGGGGGATATTAGAGCCTTCGCGATTTGCCTCAAACACCAGAAACTTGCATCCCAAAGCTGCAAGCAGAAGCTATCAGCAGTGAAGTCCCTCCTCACTTACGGCAGAAAAATGGGGATGTTGCCCACATTTCCCTGGCAAGCGAGTTCAACTCATAGCCAGAAGATGCGATCGCATTTGGTAAAATTTCTAGACTCACCTGTTGGCTTCGGATGTTCGTGGAGTTTGTGCGTTGGCTTATTTTTCACCTTGGGTTTGATGACGGTGCGACTCTTCGGTGAAGTTGCTCTTACAGCAAGTCCTCTTACCAAAAAAGAGGGAGAACAGCTAAGCTCAGTTCATCCCTCCGATCGCAAAGAAGAGGTTTTGAGCGTCAATTCATCAGGAAAAACAGTATCTCCCCTTTATCTAGCCCGCACTAAAGCTTTTCTCCACACGATAGCTGTAGCTGAAGGCACAGACAGTCCCAATGGCTACCGAACTCAGTATACAGGTGCTCAATTTTCTAGTTTTCGCGACCATCCCAGACAAGTCAAATGCAGCCGTAGGTACGGAAAAAAGCTGTGTTCAGACGCTGCGGGCCGATATCAATTTCTCAGCCCAACATGGGATCGCTTTGCCAAAAAACTTGGTATCAGGGATTTCACTCCCGCTAATCAAAACCGCGTGGCTTTAGAATTAATTCGCGAAAAAGGCGCTTTACAGGATGTCAAAGCGGGGAGATTTGAGATAGCCGCGAGCAAAGTTGCTCCTGTGTGGCCGTCTTTGCGGCGTTTCGGTAACGGCTCTCTAGAAAAGTCGATGCCTAAACTCAAACAAGTTTATCAAGAAAGGTTAGAGAACTCTCAACTAAACACGGGGCATAACTGGACAACCAGGTAA